TTCCGAACAACAGGTCGCCGACTATCTGTTGTACCTGATCAACGACTGCGAGTTCGCTCCGGGTTCGCTGCGAGTCGCTTACAGTGGGCTCAAATTCTTCTACAAGTACACCGAACCGCGTGACTGGAAAGTGCTCACGAAGCTGCGTATTCCGAAACAGAAAACGCTGCCGGATGTGCTGTCCATCGACGAAGTTCACCGACTGATCGCCGCCGTGCGGCAGCCGCGCAATCGAGCCTACTTCTGGGCCACCTATACGCTCGGCCTGCGGATGAGCGAAGCGCTGAGTCTGCAGATCGGCGACATCGATGCCGAACGCATGCTGGTGCATGTGCATCGTGGCAAGGGCGCGAAGGATCGCTTCGTGACGTTGCCGCATTCGACGCTGCATGTGCTGCGCAGTTACTGGAAGACGCATCGCAATCCAACGCTGCTGTTTCCGCAGATCGGACGCACGAAGAAAGAGGGCCCGACGACGTCGCGGCCGATGGATCCGTCGACCGTGCAAGGCTGCATCAAGGATGTGGTCAGCGAGCTCGGCTTCACCAAGCAGGTTTCGATCCACACGCTGCGGCACAGCATCGCCACGCATCTGTTTGAGGCCGGCGTGTCGCTGCGCTGGATTCAGAAGTTCCTTGGCCATAAGAACCTGCAGACGACGCTGGTCTACCTGCATCTGACGGATCCGAAGGAAGAAGACGGTCGCAAGACTCACGACGATATCGCCGACGCGGGAACATTGTTCGACAACATGTTTCCGCCGCCCGGCGAACCACCTATCGGTCCTGACAACGATCCGCACCGAAATCGCAAGCCGCGATAGATGCCGACCGTTGCCGACGTATTGCGGCAGCACGGGGACGACTATCTGAAACAGTTCGGCGAACGCATGCCGTTGCAGCACAAGCGCGTGCTGAGTTTCATATCAAAGTGTCGCACCGGAGAACTGGGCCATCTGCGATACGACTGCGGCGACTGCCAGCGAACTCACTGGGTGGGACGCAGTTGCAACAACCGACACTGCCCGAACTGCCAGTCTGACAAGACGCAGAAGTGGCTCGCCGATCGTCTGTCCGAATTGCTGCCGGTGCCCTACTTTATGGTCACCTTCACAGTGCCCGAAGCGCTGCGGAAGGTCGTGCGCGCTCACCAGGACGTGTGCTATCGAGCGTTGTTCGACTGTGGCAGTCAGACGATTCACGAACTGGCGTCTGGAAAGCGGTTCGTTGGCACGAAGCGGATGGGCTTCTTCGGAGTTCTGCACACGTGGGGGCGAGACTTCACGGTCTACAATCCGCACGTGCATTTCGTGGTGCCCGGCGGTGGTGTTTCGGAAGATGGTTCGCAGGAGCCAACGGCCACGCCTCGGCGCATGAAACGCACCAGGTCAAGCGGCTCGCCACGCCATGGTCCGCCGGGACCGCCCGGCTGGCAGCAGTGTCCGCCGAATTTTCTGCTGCCGGAGAAGGCCGCGTCCACAGTCTTCCCCGCGAAGTTTCGCGATGCGGTTCGAGCGGCGGGGATTGAGGACGAATTTCTGGCCGCTGATCCGCGTGCGTGGACTCGGCCGTGGGTGATGGATGTCGAAGCGGTGGGCGACGGACGCGGCGTGCTGAAGTATCTGGCTCCGTACGTTTACCGTGTGGCGATCAGTAACAACCGCATCGAGTCGATGAATGAGACTCACGTGACCTATCGCTACACGCCGTCGGGGAAGAAGTTTTCGAAGCGTCGCAAAGTTTCGGGGCAGGAGTTTGTGAGAGGCTTTTTGCAGCACGTGTTGCCGCCGAACTTTCACAGAATCCGCTACTACGGTTTTTTGCACTCACACAGTTCGCTGAGTATCGACTATGTGCGGATGCTGGCGTGTTTCTACCTGGGCATGTGTTACATCCTGGCGAAGCGAGCCGTTGCGGAAGAACCACCGAAGCGGCCGATGGTGTGTCGTGAATGCGGCGGTGACCTGCATCTGGTGATGATCACCGATCACGTCGGCCGAGTCCTGTACGAACACCCGCTGCCGTATCTCGATTCCGGATGATGACGTTGTCACACCGAACGAAGCCGAGTCTTCGAAGCCTGTCGAAACGACAGGACGCCTGAGCCAATCGATCACGTAACCGTGGAGCAACCGAGTCTCTTAACGCTGCGCGGTGAGTAAATTCTGCACGAAACGAAGCAGAAAAACTCAGCCTTTCGCACCCAGCCGGGCTCCTTGAACAAAGCGTTTGAGCTTCGGCTCGACCAACCTGCATCGCCACCAACTCAAACAACAACATCAACCCCGCGACCAACCCGCCAACTACCATCGCCGCGAAGTCAAACGCTCATTAGTTATCCGACTCACTCGGTCTCTGTGACGTTAGGATCAAGTCGCCCGTACCTGTACGAAACAATTCTGCACTGTGTTCGCGGATGACGTGCTGCAATTGCTCAGACGTGCCAGTAAAGACCAATTGATTGTCACTGTCAACGAATGGCAGGCCGTCAGCCTCAAGGACCTGTCTGAATCGTGAACTGTCGCAAGCTGTCAGGCGAATCTGTTGATCGACGAATGTGCAGAGCGTGAAAAAGTGTGGGCGCAGTGTTGTTCCTGCGATCGCTGCATCGCGAATTCTTGGGTGCTGCAGATCGACGTAGAGGGAATCGCCAATCTTGATCAGTGTGCAGGTGAACGATATTGCCGCATCCTCTCGTCGGACGGTCATCGTGAAGCGTGAACCGCTCTCACTTGAGATTGTTGCAACGACGCCGTCGAGTGAACCGAAGGAGATTGTTGGCCGACGTGTTGTCTTTGGTTTAGCGGAATTAAGATGCCACTCGCCGACGACACGATCGGTCAGTACGGTCTCACCGTCTCCAGTGAGCGGAACCAGTGAAGATGGCTGGCTCGCACATCCCGCAACAATCAGCGGCAACAAATAGACGACCTGTCGCATCGAGCACCTCCGTGAGACTTCGGATTGTCGGATAACGATAAATAATTCACCCGGCGTTTTCTGGCGATGATGCGCAATCGCCGGGCTATTTCCAGACTGAGTTGAGTTTCTCGTGTTTTATGCCCACGTGCAAGCGGCGCGGCGGAGTTGCTGATAAAATCTATCCGCCAAACTTTGCCCGAAGGCACGGACGACTGTCTATGGCACCGGCCCACAAGATCCTTTTCAAGGTTCCTCGACCGGCGGTGTTGCCTCTGGACCTCGACCCAGATCGCGGATGATGCGGGCTTCTTTCGAGGCGTTGCCGAGGGCGTCGCCTTCCGATGTGACTCGGAAGCGGGGGATGCTACGGTCCATTTTGGTGAGGTGCTGTGAGACCTCCCGGAAGAGTGGTCTCAGCACCGCCGTTTGAGATTTCCGGTTGGCAATCGCACTCTGCGGAGCGGCAATCACTTCGGCGTAGTCGTTGATCACTTTTTCCAGTTCGTCCGCGTCCGCCGTCGACAGGCCGTAGGTTTCCAGAGTCGCTTCATCGGCGGAAAGAGCGGAACGCTAGCGGGACAGGACGGTTCTTGAACGGGACAGCAATGAGGCGTCTCGCAGGCCGCGCCAGCCGGATCGACTCGGATCGACTCGGGGCGACTTTAGTGGCGGCGTCTTCCTGTTCGGCGTCGTAGAAGCAGTCGGCCAGCGACTGGCCCATTTCATAGACGACGGTTTCCAGCTCGTCTTCCTCACGAGCCCTCCGGTCGGCTCGCCCCGTGATGTCGGTTTCCTGCTGCTGAGCCAGTTCTCGCAAAGCCGTCAACGAATAATTCGGACGACCGACGGCGGCATCGATGGCGTCAAGCAGGTATTGTCACGGTGTCGCCTCGCTTCGGTTGAAGTGCATGAGACGTGCGAGATATAAGTCGATGGTGTGGCGAATTTGGCGAGGGCAGGCAGATTCGGGGCCGCAATCGGCACTCCCCTGATCGGTCGGCTGAACGCCGATGAACTACGACCCTGCCGTGGCACGGGAGGGCAAAAACGCAAGTTGTTCGCAAGAACTGAAGAAGCGAAACCCGGATACCGCTCCATGAATACATCACTTGAGACGGATCGTTCGAT
This DNA window, taken from Fuerstiella marisgermanici, encodes the following:
- a CDS encoding IS91 family transposase: MPTVADVLRQHGDDYLKQFGERMPLQHKRVLSFISKCRTGELGHLRYDCGDCQRTHWVGRSCNNRHCPNCQSDKTQKWLADRLSELLPVPYFMVTFTVPEALRKVVRAHQDVCYRALFDCGSQTIHELASGKRFVGTKRMGFFGVLHTWGRDFTVYNPHVHFVVPGGGVSEDGSQEPTATPRRMKRTRSSGSPRHGPPGPPGWQQCPPNFLLPEKAASTVFPAKFRDAVRAAGIEDEFLAADPRAWTRPWVMDVEAVGDGRGVLKYLAPYVYRVAISNNRIESMNETHVTYRYTPSGKKFSKRRKVSGQEFVRGFLQHVLPPNFHRIRYYGFLHSHSSLSIDYVRMLACFYLGMCYILAKRAVAEEPPKRPMVCRECGGDLHLVMITDHVGRVLYEHPLPYLDSG
- a CDS encoding site-specific integrase; the encoded protein is MSHDHSSQNGNNSNSDEQRSNNQPTKSLRERMSQDLQLRGMAQRTHDGYLREVRKLAGHYHTPPDQLSEQQVADYLLYLINDCEFAPGSLRVAYSGLKFFYKYTEPRDWKVLTKLRIPKQKTLPDVLSIDEVHRLIAAVRQPRNRAYFWATYTLGLRMSEALSLQIGDIDAERMLVHVHRGKGAKDRFVTLPHSTLHVLRSYWKTHRNPTLLFPQIGRTKKEGPTTSRPMDPSTVQGCIKDVVSELGFTKQVSIHTLRHSIATHLFEAGVSLRWIQKFLGHKNLQTTLVYLHLTDPKEEDGRKTHDDIADAGTLFDNMFPPPGEPPIGPDNDPHRNRKPR